The DNA sequence CTAGAGTTAAATGAGTGCATAAAATGTTAAATACAAAGACATAATATGTGacttttaattaacaaaacaTATGCGTGCTTTCAATGAAGTTGTAATTTGTAGTCTCTTTCACATCCAtatggagaagagaagagaagaaaagaaaatagaggggTTACTATTATAGAGAagagaataataattaaattttgggattaaaatttttaattttgatttagggactaaattgcaccataaaaatttattaatccaCGTCAATTAGCCGTTACCCAGCCAGCGTGTCACGAAAGAGTCCTGATCAGTTTTCCGGTAGTGCCAGGTGAACGAAATGTGCTGGAACGACGAATTTGAGTCCTGGAGTGCAATTTCAAGGACGAATAAGAGTAACTATTAAGTTCAGAGACTATTATGAGATTCGAGTGCAACTTCAGTGACCACTTTGAGAGTTATCTCAaaagtgaaaagagaaaagaaattttCCGTGCCGAATCAATTTGGGCTTCCAAATATTTGGACCTTTATTGGGCTGGGTTGAGTTTGTTTTAAGGCCCGTTAAGCCATCACCGAACTGGACCATTAAGGGTTCTCCTAaaggccaaaaaaaaaaaagggttctcctcctcctccttgttACTCTCTGCTACTGCGGCTAGCTGCTGCCACCACCATTCTACACACACACACCACTTTCTTCTTTCGTTTGATTTCGAGTCTCAGAATGATTTCAGCTATTTCGTGGATACCGATAGGTGCTTCGAAGGCGGAACCCACCGTAGTTGAACCTCCTtccaaggaagaaattcaagatATAAtcaccgccgccgccgccgcaaGGTCTTTCTCTACTTCAAAACTCACTTAgccaattataaaattttatcaaatacttaacAATACATGTATGTTATGCAGTGGAGCAGAcagtgaaaatgaggaagaagcaAGTGATGAACGCATGGATGATGCCGGTGGTGCCGTCGATGAAGTTGCGCGAGCACTCAATGTTGCTGATGCTCTCGGGAAGGCTGATAAATTGGACGATATTGCCCTCGGTTTGAAGGAGCTTGACATGGAACATTacgatgatgaagatgaaggtATACACTAACATCTCAGGGAGTTATCTATctgtttagttagttagttagttagttagcggTTTTAGTTAGAGTTAGCTATCGAATCACTTAGCATGATATCAGCCATGGCTATGGTTAGCTAGCTAGCTCTGTCTCCTTGTGTTGTCTGTGTTAATTTGCATCTTTTTATTGACCTTAGGAGTTGAGGTATTTAGTTCCGGGATTGGTGATCTTTATTATCCAAGTAACGACCTGGATCCTTATATCAAAGATAAGAACGTAAGTTCCAATACTTTGTCTGCATTCTGCTGTTGACCTTCATTTGTGACTCTACAACATCATATTGTTTTACATTGTGAAGGATGATGATGACTCTGAGGAACTCGAAGACATGATCATTAATCCAACTGATTCCGTCATTGTTTGTGCTCGTACTGAGGACGATCTCAGTCTTCTCGAGGTAAACAAATCCTCACTTATTGGCTGATGTATTTTTCTTTGATGTTTGTTATGTGATGCAATGGTAGACTTATATGAGCTGCGTCTTTTTCTACTACAAGGTTCATATACTTGAGGACGTCGGTACTAGTGAGATGAACATGTATGTCCATCATGATATCATAATTCCTGCATTTCCACTATCCACAGCTTGGCTTGACTGCCTTCAAGGAAGAGAGAAAGGTGGGGAATATTGCCTTTGTCAATGCATCTCGCATGTTTActcctttttttaattaaatatgttgGTTTTTTGTGCTCTTGTCTGTTTTAGTAAATAAGTTCTAAATTCTAGCCTTCATTTGCATGCTCAAAATTTGACTTGATCCCCTTATGCTTCCTCTACTTTCTATCGCATTATTATTTCATTATCATTGCAGGAAACTTCTTAGCTGTTGGTTCAATGGAACCGTCAATAGAAATTTGGGACCTTGATGTTGTAAGTGAATATGGTTAATAAATTTCACTGAAAAGTTGGAAACATCATTCAGAATATAAAGCCACTTTCATTGAATACCTTCTAAGCTTCCTTTGTTCCCAGATTGATGCAGTGCAGCCATGCATGGTTTTAGGTGGCAtttcagagaaaaagaagaaggggaagaaggtTTGTACATCTTTTTGTGTTGAAGTGCAATTCTGAGTATAGACCCAGTTACTGATTCTGTTAATTGGTTTTGTAGAAATCAATCAAATACAAAGATGACAGTCACACTGACTCTGTACTTGGTCTTTCCTGGAACAAAGCGTGCAGGTTTGTTAaatttaaaactggatttttgtATTATTTCATCTGCTGGGAACCTTTTGGGACATAAAGGTttcatttattacttattt is a window from the Arachis hypogaea cultivar Tifrunner chromosome 17, arahy.Tifrunner.gnm2.J5K5, whole genome shotgun sequence genome containing:
- the LOC112766512 gene encoding uncharacterized protein; its protein translation is MISAISWIPIGASKAEPTVVEPPSKEEIQDIITAAAAASGADSENEEEASDERMDDAGGAVDEVARALNVADALGKADKLDDIALGLKELDMEHYDDEDEGVEVFSSGIGDLYYPSNDLDPYIKDKNDDDDSEELEDMIINPTDSVIVCARTEDDLSLLEVHILEDVGTSEMNMYVHHDIIIPAFPLSTAWLDCLQGREKGNFLAVGSMEPSIEIWDLDVIDAVQPCMVLGGISEKKKKGKKKSIKYKDDSHTDSVLGLSWNKACRNVLASASADKRVKIWDVATGKCESTMEHHTDKVQAVAWHHHEQEILLSGSFDHTVVLRDVRMSSHPGYKWSVTADVESLAWDPHTNHYFVVSLEDGTVKCFDVRTAKSESTSDLSSTFTLHAHDKAVTSVSYNASAPNLLATGSMDKTVKLWDLSNNQPSVVASKNSNAGAVFSISFSEDNPFVLAIGGSEGKLQVWDTLSESAVSRRYENYNKNRTRS